The proteins below come from a single Corynebacterium cystitidis genomic window:
- the pyrE gene encoding orotate phosphoribosyltransferase yields MAHTHAGTHADSPAAHTIDSKAKGQLAQLVKELAVVHGKVTLSSGKEADYYVDLRRATLHHEASRLIGLLLRELTADLDYVAVGGLTLGADPVATAVMHAPGRDINAFVVRKETKKHGMQRRIEGPSIVGKRVLVVEDTTTTGNSPLTAVEAVRAEGAEVVAVATVVDRATGAGSVLAEAGLEYRYVLGLEDLGLA; encoded by the coding sequence ATGGCTCACACACATGCAGGCACACATGCAGATTCACCCGCTGCACACACAATAGATTCCAAGGCTAAGGGGCAGCTAGCGCAGCTGGTCAAGGAGTTAGCGGTGGTCCATGGGAAGGTCACGTTGTCGTCGGGCAAAGAGGCGGATTATTACGTTGATTTGCGCCGCGCGACTTTGCATCATGAGGCATCGCGTCTGATTGGTTTGCTGTTGCGTGAGCTTACTGCTGACTTAGATTATGTGGCTGTGGGTGGGCTGACGCTTGGTGCAGATCCGGTTGCTACGGCTGTGATGCACGCCCCCGGCCGTGATATTAATGCTTTTGTGGTGCGCAAGGAGACGAAGAAGCACGGGATGCAGCGTCGCATTGAGGGCCCGTCGATCGTCGGCAAGCGTGTTCTGGTTGTGGAAGATACAACGACTACGGGCAATTCGCCGTTGACTGCGGTGGAGGCTGTGCGTGCGGAAGGGGCCGAGGTTGTGGCTGTGGCCACGGTGGTGGATCGCGCGACAGGTGCTGGCTCGGTGCTGGCCGAGGCGGGCCTGGAGTACCGCTACGTGCTTGGACTTGAGGATTTAGGCCTTGCGTAA
- a CDS encoding TrmH family RNA methyltransferase, with protein MRNDEHPGPTEWGEGRHGVGPWEGEWPQDSRYDEQLLADGDTRNVVDAYRYWSREAIVADIDRRRHPLHIAIENFENDANIGTVVRTANAFAVDTVHIVGRRRWNRRGAMVTDRYQHLAHHTDIDALVQWCAQRDLPIVAIDNTPGSIPLETVSLPEKCMLVFGQEGPGVTAETQGAAIMTCSIAQFGSTRSINAGVAAGIAMHTWIRQHADLNNSWL; from the coding sequence TTGCGTAACGACGAGCACCCCGGCCCTACCGAATGGGGAGAAGGTAGGCATGGTGTAGGTCCATGGGAAGGTGAGTGGCCGCAGGATTCGCGTTACGACGAACAACTCTTGGCTGACGGGGATACTCGGAATGTGGTGGATGCTTACCGCTACTGGTCGCGTGAGGCGATTGTGGCCGATATTGATCGGCGCCGCCACCCGTTGCACATCGCGATCGAGAACTTTGAAAACGACGCGAATATTGGCACGGTGGTGCGCACGGCCAATGCGTTTGCGGTGGATACGGTGCATATTGTGGGTAGGCGGCGGTGGAATCGTCGGGGTGCGATGGTGACGGACCGGTATCAGCACTTAGCCCATCACACAGATATTGATGCGCTGGTTCAGTGGTGTGCGCAGCGTGATCTGCCGATCGTGGCGATTGACAACACGCCCGGCAGTATTCCTCTAGAAACTGTGTCACTGCCGGAGAAATGTATGCTTGTATTCGGTCAGGAAGGTCCGGGTGTGACTGCTGAGACCCAGGGTGCGGCGATCATGACGTGCTCGATTGCCCAGTTTGGGTCGACGCGTTCGATCAACGCTGGCGTGGCTGCGGGCATCGCGATGCACACGTGGATTCGTCAGCATGCGGACTTGAATAACTCATGGCTGTGA
- a CDS encoding glycoside hydrolase family 76 protein produces MPETWAHRADLAEAAITERHATRLWRIPGTNLAMVSWPPTNKERLFIHWHYWWQAHYLDCQVDASLRRDTKTRRKRIASTIRGIKIRNLGKLQSNRYYDDKAWLALAMDRVADLDKFKREKQLDELEFNLLAGIDSITGVLPWRSGETFYNVPSNGPSAIMMARTGRLDQAREIVDWIYANLIADNGLVMDGVRMRMHGPEIVETQYTYNQGVLLGASLEIVLALRKAAGLDDDEAIDSYDAAEEASEFMEYVTHIRSLVQSIALHMASPKSVILGGGDGDGGLFKGILARYLADVAVRLPEDSPANIATRKVARRLVLASAESVWNHRLEIDGLPIFSSDWTTDARLPHNYGMGPSTVSEAMGLVRIDERDLSVQLSGWMLLEAAARVEGQK; encoded by the coding sequence GTGCCAGAGACTTGGGCGCACCGCGCCGATCTAGCTGAAGCCGCTATTACTGAGCGCCATGCCACGCGTTTGTGGCGGATTCCAGGCACCAATCTGGCGATGGTCAGCTGGCCTCCCACTAATAAGGAGCGGTTGTTCATTCATTGGCATTACTGGTGGCAGGCCCATTACTTGGATTGTCAGGTGGATGCCTCGTTGCGCCGCGATACGAAAACTCGCCGCAAGCGCATCGCGTCCACGATCCGCGGCATCAAGATCCGTAACTTGGGCAAGCTGCAAAGCAATCGCTACTACGATGACAAGGCGTGGCTGGCGTTAGCGATGGACCGGGTGGCAGATCTGGATAAGTTTAAGCGGGAAAAGCAGCTCGATGAGCTGGAATTTAACCTGTTGGCGGGCATTGATTCGATTACTGGTGTGCTTCCGTGGCGCAGTGGCGAGACGTTTTATAACGTGCCGTCGAATGGTCCGTCGGCGATCATGATGGCGCGTACTGGCCGGTTGGATCAGGCACGCGAGATCGTCGACTGGATCTATGCCAATCTCATCGCCGACAACGGTTTGGTGATGGATGGTGTGCGTATGCGCATGCATGGCCCCGAAATCGTCGAAACGCAGTACACCTACAACCAGGGGGTGCTGTTGGGCGCGTCGCTGGAGATTGTGCTGGCTTTGCGCAAGGCGGCAGGGCTTGACGACGATGAGGCCATCGACTCCTACGATGCTGCTGAGGAAGCCAGTGAATTCATGGAGTATGTCACCCACATTCGCTCGTTGGTGCAGTCGATTGCGCTGCACATGGCGTCGCCGAAGTCTGTGATATTGGGTGGGGGAGACGGTGACGGTGGCCTGTTCAAGGGGATTTTGGCCCGCTATTTGGCTGATGTTGCTGTGCGCCTGCCTGAAGACTCGCCGGCGAATATTGCGACTCGAAAGGTGGCTCGTCGTTTAGTGCTGGCCAGCGCGGAATCAGTGTGGAACCACCGCCTTGAGATCGACGGGCTGCCCATCTTTTCCTCAGACTGGACCACAGATGCTCGCTTGCCCCACAACTATGGCATGGGCCCGTCTACTGTGAGCGAGGCGATGGGGTTGGTGCGTATCGACGAGCGTGACTTGTCTGTGCAGCTATCAGGCTGGATGTTGCTTGAGGCTGCTGCCCGTGTGGAGGGCCAGAAGTAG
- the fbaA gene encoding class II fructose-bisphosphate aldolase produces MPIATPEVYNEMLDKAKAGGYAFPAINCTSSETINAALKGFAEAESDGIIQFSTGGAEFGSGLAVKNKVAGAQALAAFAHEAAKHYGINVALHTDHCQKEVLDEYVRPLIQISQERVDRGELPLFQSHMWDGSAIPIEENLEIAQELLEKARKANIILEIEIGVVGGEEDGVEAKAGANLYTTKEDFEKTIDAIGTGEDGRYLLAATFGNVHGVYKPGNVKLKPEVLKMGQETAVEKLGLEAGAQPFDFVFHGGSGSEKEKIDEALSYGTIKMNVDTDTQYAFTRPIVSHMFENYDGVLKIDGEVGNKKVYDPRSYMKKAEQSMSERIIEACNDLNSAGKSVSK; encoded by the coding sequence ATGCCTATCGCAACTCCCGAGGTCTACAACGAAATGCTCGACAAGGCTAAGGCAGGCGGCTACGCCTTCCCAGCCATCAACTGCACCTCGTCTGAGACCATCAACGCTGCACTGAAGGGCTTCGCTGAAGCGGAGTCTGACGGCATCATCCAGTTCTCCACCGGTGGTGCCGAGTTCGGTTCCGGCCTGGCTGTGAAGAACAAGGTTGCAGGTGCTCAGGCACTGGCTGCTTTCGCACACGAGGCTGCGAAGCATTACGGCATTAACGTGGCTCTGCACACCGACCACTGCCAGAAGGAAGTTCTGGACGAGTACGTCCGCCCTCTGATCCAGATTTCGCAGGAGCGCGTTGACCGCGGCGAGCTTCCCCTGTTCCAGTCCCACATGTGGGACGGCTCCGCTATTCCAATCGAAGAAAACCTCGAGATTGCTCAGGAGCTGCTGGAGAAGGCACGCAAAGCCAACATCATCCTCGAGATCGAGATCGGTGTTGTTGGTGGTGAAGAAGACGGTGTGGAGGCAAAGGCCGGCGCTAACCTGTACACCACCAAGGAAGACTTCGAAAAGACCATCGACGCGATTGGTACCGGCGAGGACGGACGTTACTTGTTGGCAGCAACCTTCGGCAATGTTCACGGCGTGTACAAGCCAGGCAATGTGAAGCTGAAGCCAGAGGTGCTAAAGATGGGCCAAGAAACCGCGGTGGAGAAGCTAGGTCTTGAAGCGGGGGCCCAGCCATTCGATTTTGTGTTCCACGGTGGCTCCGGCTCCGAGAAGGAGAAGATCGACGAAGCACTGTCCTATGGCACCATCAAGATGAACGTGGATACTGACACCCAGTACGCGTTCACCCGCCCAATTGTGTCCCACATGTTTGAGAACTACGACGGTGTTTTAAAGATCGACGGTGAGGTGGGCAACAAGAAAGTCTACGACCCACGTTCTTATATGAAGAAGGCTGAGCAGTCCATGTCCGAGCGGATCATTGAGGCATGCAATGACCTAAACTCTGCAGGTAAATCAGTTTCTAAGTAA
- a CDS encoding FUSC family protein, whose product MAKQRMSTLDRLKVVEGSLQSRALRVRKRFFAILQSALAAGLAFWVASEVVGHHLPFFAPISVVIVLGFTGGDRIKRALDMSFGCVVGVLLGDLLFANLGAGGWQIALAVGISLIIASFLTSSVLVNNQVAIGSILIATIMSPDAATTGVDRTIDAIIGSTIGLLTIALLPSSPLASARHELSKLLGISSSVLDDVADGLRNKDASLIEGALRAIRGTQNDIDKMLEATRSGTESAQLSPFLWGARRYVRSMGRTVAPADNVVRNVRVLVRRAMVLVQDGDSVSERQLEIIDALAKYTLDLSDVFEVGTKLNQATEIPILVNQLRKLGSEVSMDVVDDDSVLSAYVVLAQSRSVIVDLLQICGMSRASSMAVLAPTSDTPAYPPELWEE is encoded by the coding sequence ATGGCTAAACAACGCATGAGCACGCTCGATCGCCTGAAGGTGGTTGAGGGCTCTCTGCAATCACGGGCGCTGCGGGTGCGGAAGCGCTTTTTCGCCATTTTGCAGTCTGCGCTGGCGGCGGGCCTGGCGTTTTGGGTGGCCAGTGAAGTGGTAGGCCACCACCTCCCGTTTTTTGCTCCGATCTCTGTTGTTATCGTGCTGGGTTTTACTGGCGGCGACCGCATTAAGCGAGCCCTTGACATGTCCTTTGGGTGTGTCGTCGGAGTGCTCCTGGGTGATTTACTGTTTGCCAATTTAGGTGCGGGTGGTTGGCAGATCGCGTTGGCGGTGGGCATTAGCCTGATCATCGCATCATTTTTGACAAGTTCTGTTTTGGTGAACAACCAGGTGGCTATCGGTTCGATTTTGATCGCTACCATTATGAGCCCCGATGCCGCCACTACTGGTGTAGACCGCACCATCGACGCCATTATCGGCTCGACCATCGGGTTGCTCACCATTGCATTGTTGCCGTCTTCGCCGTTGGCGTCGGCGCGCCATGAATTGTCCAAGTTGCTGGGTATTTCGTCGTCAGTGCTTGACGACGTCGCCGATGGCTTACGCAACAAAGATGCCTCACTCATTGAGGGGGCGCTGCGTGCCATCCGCGGCACCCAAAACGATATCGACAAGATGCTGGAAGCCACCCGCTCTGGCACGGAGTCGGCCCAATTATCCCCATTCCTGTGGGGGGCTCGTCGTTACGTGCGCTCGATGGGGCGCACCGTAGCACCTGCCGATAACGTGGTGCGCAATGTCCGCGTTTTGGTGCGGCGCGCAATGGTCCTTGTGCAGGACGGTGACAGTGTTAGCGAGCGGCAGCTGGAGATCATCGACGCGCTGGCGAAGTACACGCTAGATCTGTCGGATGTGTTCGAGGTGGGCACTAAGCTGAATCAGGCCACCGAAATCCCGATCTTGGTCAACCAGCTGCGCAAGCTGGGGTCGGAGGTCTCCATGGATGTTGTGGACGATGACAGCGTGCTCAGCGCCTACGTGGTGTTGGCGCAGTCGCGTTCTGTCATCGTTGACTTGCTGCAGATTTGTGGCATGTCGCGTGCATCCTCGATGGCGGTGTTGGCCCCGACCTCGGATACGCCGGCCTACCCGCCGGAGTTGTGGGAAGAATAA
- a CDS encoding IS256 family transposase — MTRRDPEDKARIDAIEEKLLANPEVAKIIKELATSTTDANELVRGMLQASLSAALQAEMDVHLGYQSGDRAAKNAARADNHRNGSYPKTVDSNYGPVTIDVPRDRQGTFVPTMVPKGVRRLTDVDDMIVSLYAGGMTIRDIQHHLATALKIDVSHETISAVTDAVLDEVLQWQSRQLDEFYPVVFLDALRIKVRDGGRVVNKSAYLAIGVDMDGIKHILGIWIAKEEGASFWAQVCSHLANRGVKDVFIVCCDGLKGLPEAVEATWPNSMVQTCIVHLIRAANRWVAYGDRKAVSAALKQIYTAADEDQAAQALEHFAATELGQKYPQSVKVWRDAWDRFIPFLQFPPAARKVIYTTNSIESFNNQLRKATRNRVQFTNDESAVKTLWLMICNIEDRRAAKRAKEGKKVAATAGRLIEGARVAGWKQAINQMSVAYPDRFQNYL; from the coding sequence ATGACGCGACGTGATCCAGAGGATAAAGCTCGGATTGATGCTATTGAGGAGAAACTGCTTGCCAATCCTGAGGTAGCTAAAATCATCAAGGAGCTTGCAACCTCTACTACGGATGCCAATGAACTGGTCAGGGGCATGCTGCAAGCCTCGCTATCGGCAGCATTGCAGGCGGAAATGGATGTCCACCTCGGCTATCAGTCTGGTGACAGGGCAGCCAAAAACGCTGCTCGGGCTGATAACCACCGCAATGGCAGCTATCCAAAGACCGTGGATTCTAACTATGGGCCTGTCACCATTGATGTGCCCCGTGATCGGCAGGGGACGTTTGTTCCGACGATGGTGCCTAAAGGAGTACGTCGCCTGACCGATGTCGATGACATGATCGTTAGTTTGTATGCCGGTGGGATGACCATCCGTGATATCCAACACCACCTAGCCACAGCCTTGAAGATCGATGTGTCGCATGAGACGATCTCTGCGGTTACTGATGCAGTGCTCGACGAAGTACTGCAGTGGCAAAGCCGCCAGCTAGATGAGTTCTACCCCGTGGTGTTCCTCGATGCACTGCGTATCAAAGTCCGTGATGGTGGGCGAGTGGTCAACAAGTCTGCTTATCTGGCTATCGGGGTGGATATGGACGGTATTAAGCACATCCTGGGTATTTGGATTGCCAAAGAAGAAGGAGCCTCGTTCTGGGCACAGGTCTGTTCCCACCTGGCTAACCGGGGTGTTAAAGACGTTTTCATCGTGTGCTGTGATGGGTTGAAAGGCCTGCCAGAAGCAGTCGAAGCGACCTGGCCGAACTCGATGGTTCAAACCTGTATCGTCCACCTGATCAGGGCAGCCAACCGGTGGGTTGCGTACGGGGACCGTAAAGCAGTATCAGCGGCTTTAAAGCAGATCTACACCGCTGCTGATGAGGACCAGGCAGCGCAAGCGTTAGAACACTTTGCTGCAACTGAGCTGGGGCAGAAATATCCGCAATCAGTGAAAGTGTGGCGCGATGCGTGGGATCGGTTTATACCGTTTCTACAGTTCCCGCCAGCAGCGAGGAAGGTGATCTACACGACGAATTCGATTGAATCGTTTAACAATCAACTACGTAAAGCCACCCGTAATAGGGTGCAGTTCACTAACGATGAATCCGCAGTCAAGACGCTGTGGTTGATGATCTGCAATATCGAAGATCGCCGTGCCGCCAAACGAGCCAAAGAAGGCAAAAAGGTTGCTGCCACAGCCGGACGCCTCATAGAAGGTGCACGCGTGGCAGGGTGGAAACAAGCCATCAACCAAATGTCCGTAGCCTACCCCGACCGCTTCCAAAACTACCTATAA
- a CDS encoding transposase encodes MLGKTRAEVAVEYDIATSTLGRWVAQQQGTAGTGSGSHRRKADPNLDDPAEMTKRIAELERENEFLKKQPPCLPRSTNPGHLSGDLPLWANKAP; translated from the coding sequence GTGTTAGGTAAGACCCGGGCTGAGGTCGCTGTCGAGTATGACATCGCTACCTCGACCTTGGGTCGCTGGGTCGCCCAACAGCAAGGCACCGCTGGTACCGGTTCAGGCAGTCATCGCCGTAAGGCTGACCCGAACTTGGATGACCCTGCCGAAATGACCAAACGTATCGCTGAGCTGGAACGAGAAAACGAGTTTTTAAAAAAGCAGCCGCCTTGCTTGCCAAGGAGCACTAACCCCGGACATCTATCCGGTGATCTACCACTTTGGGCAAACAAGGCGCCGTAA